The following DNA comes from Papaver somniferum cultivar HN1 chromosome 4, ASM357369v1, whole genome shotgun sequence.
TTTACTGTTCCCATATACGCACCTAGGGGTAACTTCTGGTTACCCCAAGAAGAAACCGACTCATCGATTCAGTGCACACATCCCTCTCCCTGattgacgccccatcccctacaacgccattattggacgaaagtggttacataagctcaagggagtggcggcaacttactaccaatatctcagattccctacacctgagggagtgatggaaatcaagggagatcgggtctctgcaagagagtgccaagccactcaggatcgtatcaaaaacgaacaagaagagcagcgaaaatcccgaagaattaaaaataaaaaagccgcgaaagagaaggccatagacctgttcctcaaggaaaccaaaGGGAGAGgtttgacaaaggatgataatgtcctaaacacagaaacaagtacttcagcagccaacaaaggacagaaacataccaaatagcaatcaaagaacgtcccagtcctcggggatccgaagccggtgttcacaccagtagagcccgtgaaataaatcaacataggaacagaagaaaacccgaagatgatcaaagtagggaccataatggacgaaagaagagaagattccttaaccaaattacttaaagaatacgcggatgtattcgcctggaagctaggagatatgccggggattgacccgaaaataatccaacacgagctgcgcatcaaaccaggcacgccacctttcaggcagaaaataagaaaagttgcaccggagtaccataaagcagtggaaaaagaacttcggaaactactagaagcggggttcatcaaagaagtcaagtaccctacatggatctccaacatggtcgtcgttcctaagaaaaatggaggggttaggatatgcatcgattttactaacctcaacaaggcatgtccaaaggacagctatcccctgccaagcatagatcagctggttgaagcagtagaaggatacgaagagctgtctttcatggatggatattctggttacaaccaagtagccctggcggaagaagatcaactacacacaacattctacaccccacatggcctttattgctacactagaatgccctttgaacttcgaaacgcaggggaaacataccaaagaatggtcgatgctatcttcaggccatggattggtagtactttataagtctacgttgatgacatgctagTCAAAAGTAagttgcgcaaagatcaccatcaggatctgagagatatcttcgaagcaatgaggaagcatcacatgaaagtaaacctagagaaatgcaccttcggtgtcacttcagggaaattcctcggatatctggtaacaaaaaggggcattgaggtagacccagcgaagattcaagccatagtagaaatgccatccccgaagaatttaaaagaggtgcagaagctcaatgggtccatagcagccttgggaagatttattgcccgatcctcggacaaatgcaaacattttttcaatattctcaaaaaagggagtaagtttgaatggaccgcataatgcgaagaagccttccagaaaataaaagaagcctgatcctgatgaggtttttggaattgtacatagcagcgacggaAGACGcggttagcgcagtgttggtcaaaaccaatacgaagatagaacagcctatttattatgtcagtaagaccctcaattctgcggaaaggaactacaggaagatcgaacaacttatcctagcattggtatgggctactcaaaagctgagaacctacttcctaactcacttcatccgggtcccatgcaaagcaccactggaagcagttcttaaaagcgcaggaaaagtgggaagaatagccaagtggaacacccacctggaccaattcaacatcattcatgaaattcaacattcccgaaaatcccaagttttggcggatttcttagcagacctccccttgGAAAACGACGaggagattaagggaataccagaagccgaggaagaaggaaaggatccaatggatatcctcgaacccgcgagtcaaagacaatgggaagtcttcgtcgatggttccaaaaataaggaaggagcaggaataggcatcgtcatcaccaccccaactgtataaaggatcgtacaggcactcaggttagaattcaaagagcatactaacaacatcgtcgaatacgaggcagtcgtacatgcccttcgtttaataatagagatggggttaaccgatgtaagactgacaagtgattcacagcttgtcatacggaaaatagggctcgagtacaatgtgtacgacgacaccctctcagcttacatggccttggtccaaacattggcatcacaaaatccgaacatcaagttccggcacttatgcagaagggatctcaggcacgcggatgccctagcatatatatcatccatgctgaaggacaaaagcgtcgaagctattaaaataacaagggtatacgagccttcgattgcatcacaattctccttcgctaccaatcaagatacagtggaagaaaatatcgaagaccaggtaggagaagacatccataacgattttgacgaagaagatatcctgtcaagagcaaatcaagacgaagatttcagcaacgaagatgattggagaatggtgatccatgcgtttctgaagaaggaaccttacccgcggatcataaacaagccaggaaaatactctccaaagtaggaagatatgaccttcgggatggaatcctgtacaagaaatccttcctcggaccgtactacgctgcttgtccaggaaagaggggcatcgaattctaaacgacatccattatggtgacgcagggaatcatagcggcatgagatcactagccgacaaagcaaaaatgcaaggatactggcccacaatgatacaggatgccgcaagaatgtcccgacgatgtgaagaatgtcagcgtttcgccaaaaagatacacgcgccagcaacaacgttaaattctgtaggtagcccgtggccatttgcaaaatggggcatagatatcgtcgggcctttcatcgaaggatcagggaaaagacgatttttgatagtagccacggactacttcagtaaatgggtggaagctaaagccttagccaggatcagagacgtggatgtgtttactttcatattccaaaacatcatttgcaggttcggcataccagcagaaatcgtgtccgataatggtaagcagttacaagggaaaaatatagacatgctcttcgatactttcaaaataaggaagaacaaatccacccccatataccctcaaagcaacggacaagcggaagccactaacaagaccctcgcccttatcctcaaaaaaattagacgaacataaggggcgatggtgtgaacagttgcacaatgtgttgggcatacaggacaacacgaagatctgccactggggaatccccgtttctcctcacttatggagctgaagcagtcatcccaacagagatcctcatgccaaccacaaagaccgaagcatgggagaaaaatctcacaacagacatgatgttgagagattggacgacctggaaggaagaagggaagcacattagaagatggaaaattatcaacgaagactagcaagggagtacaacaaaaaggtaaaacttcgaaattttgtagaggggcagtatgtgctaagaacaatcccacagtatcaacgagaaaagaaatggggaaagctagcacctacgtggggaggaccttttataatacacgacattgcgggaaacggttcctactatcttcgcaatctgaaaggcgaggttctccggcatccttggaatgctaagtggctcaaaccgtactacccataggagcaacgcagctttgcatctgcgtgaagaataccagaagaagaaggcagcgtaaccgctctacatgtttctatctctggacgaggagtagcaggcctcaacctatcaatcaaacaagctttctgaaattcgagtaaacaaaacttatcaacaatattggggaaagtagttaatctacaatctctcagggctcccccatcagtgtccatagtGTAAGAccggggaaggcacccagcagaaagagatacccaaccaatcttaaggcaacgggtcgacggaatgggtgtatgtaaatattttaaccccatatcctagaacgttgcctcggcccccaccgtctgggaatcctctggccaagggttcgccagcggggtgacaggtctcaagacgatcacgaaggtacctcccttcggtatcgcacccaaacacttaaaacactcttcttttttttagtgtccttcctcacaatgcttaaaataaacaacaaactgatattgcaggtatatcaaaagaagatccatttcataaaggttggttacaaaaagcggcaaggccaattcaaggaaaacacatcaaaaatattctttttacaaaatactagcaaaatctaacggaaggctaatgccgtggtctctacttagatgatgccgccccatcagcagggttgttccgaagagttgaagggacgctcccaccagaagggtcccgaggagccaggcaaggaggcaggtacaacgacgcggatagctcttgacgaggccatgctcggtcttaaggccaagctcaatcttctccagcatcttgtttgtctcctcagccaattgacaccgagccttatgcataataactgtcgtccgctggtgggcttgagataacaacgatagacgattcacttctttagaagcagcaccaacggcctcctcgcgggatgccgccaaactcttaaaatgattagtctgttcttcctgctgcgctaaggaagattgagccttttcaaatttttcatttgcagcgcggagttgtccctcgagctctgaaaaagacaacacaagggagttagcacagaaaagacacacaCACACTCGACGAAataaggttataccttcgacacaagccgaagcctcttcatactcattaacaaccgcatctcgcgcttcgtcaagatagtcatattcctcggataatttcttataatctagttgaaggttggtgagagtaaattgactggcatctaattctacctgcttcatcgaatccatgtgacgaaggtggttgacttcgttgtttatctctgttacccctttgctaagtctgtacatacatacttcgagattcctctcagactcagcctggcgggctatttcagcgcgagacgcagcaagggctttgctgagagccccaacttcggctctggcatcgtccctttctctggtaagacacaacatactctccttaattcccggaaaaggaagggagcgagccttttgtaattcctcttccagaagatgtattctagactccaacaacgaagtacgctcacgggattcccgcagattctcacgtgtccacagcagcgtaccattgaacaaagtacggtcatgattatacagattctgcatatcaaccatctgaacatgccttgcgcgccatccctcagctcgagcgtcccactttttggcttcgctcttaattttttcgaccagctctttgatacgagatttttgccgtgccctttcgtttcgaagccatatcatctcggggacgccacccactgaagatagggtggggagactcagacagaacaactaagtagtagagaggaattacgagggataaaagatgaagaagaaccaaacctgtgaaagctgaaacttggccgcgagtttgctctaactcagcacgAACGGCggaaagctctgaacgaagaccagcctccgcttcacccaacctttctttctctttaaggcttttctcagttcttctatctccacctcagccgcagataatgccttttctctgtgacgagcttagcctccagcttcaaagatttcgctttaaagaattgatacaacacatggttacaatgctcactcctcatcatctacacatcaaacgacaaacattattacacGAAGGACTTCaattgtcacgaagagatatgtacgaggacttacctccaagacacgctgctggggaaaaccatattggtacccatcggctatggccatcatgtcaGCAACAGAAGAGGAGGGTCCGATACGAGGGTAGCCTCTGGAATGGAACACTCAagtttcccccacatctcagcaacacgcgcctcggaagatagttccatcatccgacgggtataagaTCGGAATCTTTCTcacagcaaccaccggggcagggaTGAGGAACAAAAAcagactctttttcttgagccaatccattatggcatcctcaccctcaaacatcagcgaatgagggaaatcctcggaggCAAGTCAACCACAAGACTTCCCCTTTAGCTGACATTGCCCCAtcggcacaagtttcggcatcaccacgcgcattgtgatcatccgcgccctcattctgaacaagcatcttccttaccagaaccccgagcacatcccaatcatcattgggggaagcaaagaaaagtcttcgggaaaatcgaggcatcgtcaaagagttcccctgcggaatataTCCTGTCAAAGGAGAAACTCTTgaaaatggtggggagagtttccgcagcctcaccagcaggagcagacatgtcCGCGATAACCTCCGTCAGCCACCGCGTTATTCTCCCTACAAACACCATCACACACCCGCACCAACCTCTTCCTCGACAtcagaggggaagtatcagtgcgttcttccccatcagacatttcTCATCCCAGGCAAACTCTTCTTTTTTTCCCCCCTCGCAAAACTTTCCTcactggactggtaacttcttcatgaacctcggcctcacccgtcacaatggtagaagactgcttgggcccaatctttttctttttcgacacctacaaaccaatacacgttccacaaaaagagttatttcctcatacacagtttgattttcaaaaaagggggcgcggccagaatctgcaataaccataccttggcagtaggcactcttcggtggaagtatagcaccagaaccttcctcctcgtctccttcaacaacgtcgagagcataaggaaagttcatgccttcgaaatttaaacgccagggacagaaatctccataacgagcaggaggagattcacgaggcctgctactctcagaaggacgccaaccgcgcggaccgggaatccaaccatacgcccaaggaccaacaatttcaataacagtggcgtgccactcataatcatggtcacgcttgatcctttcgcgacggaaaaagtttccgctgaccgacccctcggtgcctggaacgtatttcagtttggcatcgctcacctcacttaagagacgaatttcgccccgaggagcagcgaggttacgaaggctaacactccacggtttacggttcctactattgacataatccccaaaggagttgttgaagttttcaggagtataccattacCTCTCAgtgggatttggaacgtaacatgtcatcgtcgtctcccccttactccgcagataacattctctcagtgcacggagatagttccccgataattgcgacacggaacgactgtgagtattggtagaagagccttcacgaccagccatcacatcataataaaaggaatcaccagacttatacaatggcaacataagacccgcctcgaaggctccaactgtagtcaacaggtgaaactcatcaaagtgatacttcgagatgagctcgtaagtaatatcatcctcaggggcatagaaacgaacctcgaagtcttgaagctcatgcttttccttgaaaacttcaaggtcaatatgtttaaacgtgactttcttcttgctgaccgaaacgctgcgtatcaccggggcaacctcatcctcttccgcgggatcggacgaaccaacaaaagcttcggaagcttttcttttcaaaggaggattcttagacgattcGGCTCTCGGCACAACACCTTTGGAGTtattccctttgaaagaaagtactggaggcggcggcagagggttctgcacaggcactatagaacgaagagggggaatatcgaaggcgccaccacgaggaggtgtctgcgtacacctagagtcatcacgaggacgagaaacaGCATGGACGACAGcgtatcgagacccggaaggacccttcgatggatcccctttcctaggaggagagtcCTTCttcccagaagaagacgaaactttactaccacggggatccatttgcGACAATTTAGAGAAATCTCCCCCAGGTGGATATGTATCAGACTCTCTGCGTGGAGGGGATCTTGGTAGATTGGAagccggagtttgataaggaagtcgcggacgatcagacatggctgcgaggaggtacaacaaaaacaagttagaagaaaacacgagggcatcaccaaagatcaaaaaaccacaaaattagcagttcatctcaacatagcccagaaaccctaaaactagcatacatgcatgtataccctaaaaccctaaaatcctaaACTTAAAAGTTCAACcaatacaattgaaacaatggcctcctcgacttgataagaagaacaggggaaaactagcatacatgcatcaaaagatgttcttcatcacaaacaaggtacgAAAACAGCAagaaatttacaatcaacacaatcaacacaaaacttaaaacaacagaaacgaagaaaagaaaccttaccaccacaaacaaaatcccaaaagaagacaacaaaccagaaacaaagaagaaacgagcgtgattaatactagggcagagagaatttaatggttgaagaacatagaatgaagactgacagggagaatgaaattaattttcaaggaagaatgaaattaatttttctcctctccttaatatactcgaaagaaagagaaggaagttaatggagAAATGGGAAACgttcccattaaatgagcagttaatgcacgagtaagaaacgtgcccaagtatctaggagaatttattaggagagaggaagaatatgtaacgtctgttttattcaatgctcccactaaacactcaagcccgaagaaaaggggcaaattgtgtgtacatatttcatcatcaaacacgtgtatgtaggaagacacgtggagagcatgcggaccaagtcatcaaaacatgatgacacacgcccacaaccaagaagcccatcccgccGACGTCAGATCTTttcccgaacaaatccaagggcagaagttaaaagatgtaccaaaaacacgatgtactggCGGAGCactaaataactcccgaagagttactttatctcatccccaaaagaatccaagatcaatggtgaagagaaggttgactgacatggacgtgacaggggaagaagacacttgtctgacacgagcatgcgtctcaactacccgcattaaacactctgagcagtatacgtgtcgatcaacccgtggaacgaacgaggatgactctgcgtgatcaagcaatgaacgaagacctccgcgtgatggacacaaagcacaagaagataaggttccaacggcccacagatacgggtcccacactctaaccctataaataccccctctcccccaagagagaggggatcggaaaaaaaaagagagagaaaggaggagagagagaaggattgtgagtgtaagtttatcTTTGTACAAttcacagacctatgtaaactccaaagtcattcgactacctctgtaatcatctaATGCATAGTGAAACGACAACCCCGtagatgtaggccttagtgctgaaccacgtaaatcccagtcttatttaaatttcagcactttacgttcatttgatactccacgagttttacttttatactacgttttctttatcttcctctatatgaacgcctctagtgatgatattagatgaggctatgataaacccgaaggttttgagccaaggaatcaatacaatcaTCTCATCAGTAGGAGTGTGTatatagagtgcgaacattgtttgtgaacatatagatgccttcgtgatttacgtgttcacacatGTCATGACTCATGAGACTATATGTTGCACTATCAAACTAAAGAGAGATCACATTGCAACTCCCAACCAACTTCCAGCTTCCAAGTTCCAAGTTCCAACCTAAACCTGGATTTTGTTGGTGCATATTTATGAGCCATTATGAATGTTGAGTTGTCTCTCCCAACAGTAGTAGACAAGTATAGCGATCCTACTGCCACTGCTTTATCACCAACCCAGCAGCCAATCACAGCCGACGGGATATTATTTGCTATATGACACCAATACATTTgtgccttttcaaaaaaaaaatgaaattaattgaACTCAGAATCTTTGGCATATCTTTCCAGTGGGAGGATGCAGAAAGAATTGTCGGGCTTCATCCGTGTTTGACTCTAGTTTTAGTATGCAGAAAGAATTGTCGGGCTTCATCTGTGTTTGCTTCTGAACAAATTTTTCTGTTTGTATGTGATGAGATGATGGGATGAAGTTTCGTATGGAAGTCCTTTGTTGTCACTGTGTTGCTTTTATGGCCCTTTTTTTTAAGTTGTGTTTGGGTCCATTTCCTAACTACTTTGACGTTCATTGAACCAAAATCCATCAGTGGAAGACGGGGGCTAGAACTCGGATTTACAAACTGCATATACATGCGACAGGAGGTGATCACACTGTGTTGTTTGGAGACATGACAGTGGGGGTTTCTTTTCTCAACATACATGCATGCAGCTAAGCAGCTAAGCACCAACCATTGGGAAGAAAATTGCGACCTAGTTCCCATGAAAAGTGATCTAATACATCCTAGTGTTATACGGCGTACCATGACCCTTCGGGCTTGAGTTAAAAGATTGGTGGTAGGATCTACTGATCAATCTGTCGTTAGGTTTGATAGCTCTACAATAGGCAAAGCCGTTTGGAATTGTATCCTGCGAGCATCTGTTGGTAACTTTTTCAATAATTACTAATGTTAAAGTCAGTTGTTCCTCACTGGGTTTCGGCCAATTCAATTTCTGTCAACTTTATCCTCCCGGAGAACTTATTGTTTGAGCCTCCTTAGCTTTTTGTGGATTGTTCTAGTTGGTGGGTTTCCTTTGTTTTATTTATGTAccttgtttccttttgtttggtGGCGTTGCCTTCGTGCTGTGTTTCTATTTAGTCTCTTTTCTTAATATATCTTCTAAGACTTCTATCAACAAGGAAAAAGTTCCCAGGAAACAATTTGGATAGGCTCCTGCCTCTTTTCCTAGCCATTATTCTATTTCACTCCAATTAGTCCAACAAATTGCAATTAACACCAATAGCCATAGCTATAGTTTTTTGGGGAAACCACCCCCCGCCGGTCATAAGACTCATAAATGTGTAATGAGCAGTTACTTCAACACCATCCatcctttacaaaaaaaaaaaaaaaaaggaaaaaaccctgGGCAGGTTTTAACAACGGCCACACACAACAAAAATCTTGGAAGCTCAATTTAAAACCAAGCGCTGTGGATTGTTGTTGAACGTTACTTGTACCCACCCATCCCACGAGGTTGAGTTCAAGGCTAAATTCGATTATTGTTTTCTACCCAATATTGTAGATAAGGTCCCAGGCAGTATTTACGATGCTTTCCAGCAAAACAAAGAAAGTGAAAAAATGATACATTACTGCTCGTGGTCCAAACTAGTCGACCTATCAAAATCTTGGTAGGGCGATGACGATGACCTTCCCAACTTTTAACTCTTTATAGATTTTGGACGCATTATTGAAGTGATATATAGCACGGCCCAATTATATGTACCATAAGTTTTTGATGATTTGGGCGGATTAGTGATAATCAGCACGTCGAGTCCTTCAAAAACTACTACCACTCTACCAGCGGATATGCATGTCGAGTCCTTCAAAGATGCATGTCGGATATGTCGAGTCCTCCATCTATTTATACATCTTCTCTTTCgatcaacaagaaaaaaaatgtttcCTTATAAAATCCATCTCAGGTTTCTGAAAGATCTTGTGCCCTGCGCAAACGCAACTACGTTATTAATCTCATCCCCACATGCAACTATAACctcatttgatttgattttcgtaaggctttttaatttttttagcagCAGGCCGCAGGACATTTCACCCAACTTCCTTACTAGTTCTCTGAAGGCTTTAATACCTTCTTTATTTTCACACCTAATATTGACCGGCCTCTTTTCTCTTCTATTCAAAACCATCTCTCTTCACCATCATTTATCTCTCTATTAATACTTGTCCTCTCTTTCTCTAAGAGGGTACATCTTGATATATAtccatttctttctttgattcattCTCTCTAACAGTTTTCAAAATGGCTGAGAATGGATACAAGAACCCCATTGATGGAACACCAACAACAAATGGAAGCAACATGGCCAACAAAAGGAGTGTTGCAACTTCTGAATACATCCTTAGGTTTCTAGCCTTTGCTGCTACTTTGGTGGCTGTTATAGTGATGGCTGTTAGTAAGCAAACTAAGTTTGTTTCTGTTACTCTTCTTCCTGATCTACCACCAATCAGTGTTGAAGCTCATGCTAAGTGGCAATACATGTCTGCAAACGTGTAAGTTTCTTCAATTTGTAACGACTTTTATCCATATCGAAATCAAacaattttttcttcaatttttttttttttttttttactgttttGCTTTGTTTTCTCATGAACAGATTCTACATGGTGGTCAACATCGCGGCTTGTGTTTACTCAGCTCTGTCTCTAATCTTAGCAATTGTAAACCGATTTGGATCAAAGGGATTAGATCTAGGAGTCATTATCCTCGACTTAATAATTTTATCATTTCTTTTGGCCGCAAATGGAGCTGCTGCTGCCGTTGGTGTTTTAGGTTATTATGGGAACTCTCACACACGGTGGAAAAAAGTCTGTAATATATTTGATAGTTATTGTCGCTATACAGCGGTATCCATCATTTTGTCCTTGGTTGCAGCATTTATGTTTGTGTTACTATTAGCTCTAGCTGCTTCCAAGCTCCACAAGAGATGTCTATAGTTTTTGATTTAAGAATTGGATGTGTTTGGGGCTTGGTTTAGTATGTGGCAATCAATTATACTGGTACATGCATTAAGTTTCTGTCAGGCATATTGTAACTGTATTTCATTTGTATGGTATTTAATCTGGTTAGTTTCTTTTCTTTCatgttgcacaaattaaatacaGATCTTGTTGTGTTATTACCGTCTCATTGAAATTGATCCAACCACTGAATCGCATACAAAATATATTTAGAGCAAGTTGCAAACTTACAGTAACATTTCGAAtccaagagatagagatatatgaCATACTG
Coding sequences within:
- the LOC113273626 gene encoding CASP-like protein 1E2; this translates as MAENGYKNPIDGTPTTNGSNMANKRSVATSEYILRFLAFAATLVAVIVMAVSKQTKFVSVTLLPDLPPISVEAHAKWQYMSANVFYMVVNIAACVYSALSLILAIVNRFGSKGLDLGVIILDLIILSFLLAANGAAAAVGVLGYYGNSHTRWKKVCNIFDSYCRYTAVSIILSLVAAFMFVLLLALAASKLHKRCL